CGCCAGCGGTCGCCGGGTTTCTTCAGGAACGGCAAGGCCGTGAGCATCAGCAGCGCGCCGAAGAACACCACCTCGTAGGCCGGCAACGCCCCTTCCAGGCCCTTCACGAACGCATCGCTGATCGAGTAGGCGGCGTAGCAGGCGAAACCGAGCAGCACACCTTTGAGCATCGCGGATCCTGGCAGTTGGCGTGGCGTGGGCGCCGGCCATCGAGGGGGGAGCGCCGCATTATGCGTTGCCACCGCCGCTGCGACCATGAAGGCGCGACGCGGCGCGTCGGCGCACGACTTCGCCGCGAGGCTCGGTTACGATGCCTTCCCGCTCCGACGACCTTGGCTTGCGCCGTGCGCGCTGGCGCATCCCCCTACCGACGTGAACCCGTATTCCGGCCCCCTGCTGACCCGCCCGCTCGCCGCCGCGCTGCTCGCCGCGCGCGATGGCGGCCACGCCACCTGGACCGGATCGCTGGACCTGCAACGCAGCGAAGGCCAGGCGCTGCTCGCCGCGGACGGCTGGCAGTGGCGCGGGCAGCCCTATCCGTATCCGCCGAAACTCAAGGACCGCACGATCTACTACTGGGACGGCGAGGACTTCGCGCCGGTGTCGCGGTTCGGCGGCGCGCTGATCAAGCTGGTGCCGACCGAATGGGGCGCGCCGACCTTCGAGATCGACGGCATCAAGATGCTGCCCAGCGCGCAGCTGTCGCCGTTCGAGGATGCGCGGCGCAAGGTCGCGCTGATCGAACCGCGCGGCAAGCGGGTGCTCGACACCTGCGGCGGGCTGGGCTATTTCGCCGCCTGCGCGCTGGAGGCCGGCGTGGCGCAGCTGCATTCCTTCGAGAAGAACGCCGACGTGCTGTGGCTGCGCACGCTCAATCCGTGGTCGCCGGACCCGGCGGCCAGCGATGGCCGCCTGCAGCTCGCGCATGCCGACGTGGCCGAGGCCATCGCCGCGATCGCCAGCGACTCGATGGATGCGCTGCTGCACGATCCGCCGCGCTTCGGCATCGCCGGCGAACTGTATTCGCAGGTGTTCTACGACCAGCTGGCACGGGTGCTGCGCCGCGGCGGACGGCTGTTCCACTACACCGGCAGCCCGAACAAGCTGACCAGCGGCCGCGACGTGCCGCGCGAGGTGGCCAAGCGCCTGGAAAAAGCCGGCTTCCGCGCAGAGCTGGCGCTGGACGGCGTGCTGGCGACGCGCCGCTAGCCGCCGCCCGACGCGCACCGCCCCGTAGGAGCGGCTTCAGCCGCGACAGGCACCGCCAGCAAGCCCAGCGTGGCCAAGGCCGCCGGCACAACGCGTGAACCAGGCGCGCCCGCGCGCCGCACTCACACCGAAGCAGCGATATGCTCGCGCAGCCAACGATGCGCCGGGTCGCGGTGCACGCGCTCGTGCCACAGCATGGCCATCTCGTAGCCCGCCACCGCCAGCGGCGGCTCGCACACCTGTAGGCCGGGATGCGCGCGCAGCAGCCGCGACGGCAGCATCGCCACCAGGTCGGTGCGCAGCAGCACGTCGATGACGAACAGGAAATGCGGCACCGACAGCACCACCCGGCGCTGCAGGCCGCGCTCGCCCAGCGCTTCGTCGGTGACGCCGCTGAACCCACCGCCGTCCGGCGACACGATCACGTGTTCGAGCTTGCAGAACTGCGCCAGTGTCGGCCGCCGCTTCAGCCGCGGATGCCCGGCGCGGCCGGCCAGCACGTAGCGTTCGGCGAACAGGGTGCGCTGGCGCAGGGTCGGCGGCGCGCCGGCGCGGGTGTGCAGGGCCAGGTCGATCTCGCCCTGCTCGGCCTGGCGCGCGATCTGCGGCGGCGACATCTCCAGCACCGCCAGGCGGGTGCCTGGCGCCGTGCTGCGCAATGTCGCCAGCGCCGGCAGCAGGATGGTCGATTCGCCGTAGTCGGTCGCCGCCACGCGCCAACGGTTGCCGGCCTGCGCGGGATCGAACGGCGCGGCCGGCGCGACCGCGCGCTGCAGCGCTTCCAGCGCCTGCCGCAGCGGCGCGCGCAAGGCGTCGGCGCGCGCGGTCGGGCGCATGCCGCGCGGGCCGGGCAGCAGCAGCGGATCGTCCAGCGCCTCGCGCAATTTCGCCAGGTGCACGCTGACCGAGGGCTGCGACAGATGCAGGCGCTCGGCCGCGCGGGTCACGTTGTGCTCGGCGAGCAGCGCGTCCAGGGTCAGCAGCAGGTTCAGGTCCAGGCGTCCGAAATTAAGCATGGTAATTCCTGGAATGTCCGCAATTCATTTCAACTATATCTTGCCGTGGCCTACCTTGCCCGCATCCCGTCACCGAGGTCGCCCATGAACGTGTTGCTGGTCTACGCCCACCCCGAACCGAAATCGCTCAACGGCGCGCTCAGGGACTTCGCCGTGCAACGCCTGCAGGCCGCCGGCCACCACGTGCAGGTCTCGGACCTGTACGCCGTGCAGTGGAAGCCGACGCTGGACGCGCACGACAGCCTGGACGGCGCAGCCGGCGACCGCTTCGAACCGTCGCTCGATTCCAGGCGCGCGTTCGCCAGCGGCCGCCAGCGCGAGGACATCGCCGCCGAGCAGGACAAGCTGCGCTGGGCGGACGCGGTGCTGCTGCAGTTTCCGCTGTGGTGGTTCTCGCTGCCGGCGATCCTGAAAGGCTGGGTGGACCGCGTCTATGCATATGGCTTCGCCTACGGCGTCGGCGAACATTCCGATGCGCGCTGGGGCGACCGCTACGGCGAGGGCACGCTGGCCGGCAAGCGCGCGATGCTGATCGTCACCACCGGCGGCTGGGAATCGCATTACGCGCCGCGCGGCATCAACGGCCCGATCGACGACGTGCTGTTCCCGATCCAGCACGGCATCCTGCACTACCCCGGCTTCGACGTGCTGCCGCCGTTCGTGGTCTACCGCACCAGCCGCATGGACGCGGACCGGTTCGCGCAGACCCGCGACGCACTGGGCGAACGCCTGGACGCGCTGTGGAACACCGCGCCGATCGCGTTCCGCAAGCAGAACGGCGGCGACTACGCGATCCCGGCGCTGACGCTGCGGCCGGAGGTCGCCCCGGGCCTGACCGGATTCGCTGCGCACGTGCGGGCGCCCGGCGAGGACGCAACGCCGCAATAGGCCTGGCCCGCATGGCGCATGGGATCGCGAAGCGCCTGTAGGATGGCGCGTGCGACAACGGTGTCGCGCCCGTCATCGGATCATGCAGCACGTGACCCTCGCATCGCTCGCCCGCCTGTTGGTCCTGTGCGCCGCCGCGCTGCTGGGCGCATGCGCCACGCAGGCGCCGCGCGCGCCCGAACGCACGCCGGCCGAGGTCAAGGCCGACATCGCGCGGCGCATCCCGGCGGCGATTCCCGACCGCAGTGGCTGGGCCAACGACGTCTACGTCGCGCTGTCCTCGCAGGAACTGGCCACCAGCGCCGACAACATCTGCGCGGTGCTGGCGGTGATCGAGCAGGAGTCTACCTACCAGGCCAACCCGCCGGTGCCCGGGCTGGGCAAGCTGTCGCGCGCTGAACTCGGCCGCCGCGCGGCGGCGCTGCACGTGCCTGCGTTCATGCTCGATGCGGCGCTGGCGCTGCGCTCGCCGAACGGCCGCAGCTATGGCGAGCGCATCGCCGCGGCGCGCACCGAGCAGGAACTCAGCGGCATCTTCGAGGACGTCGCCGGCAGCGTGCCGCTGGGCCAGCGCCTGTTCGGCGATCTGAACCCGGTGCGCACCGGCGGCCCGATGCAGGTGAGCATCGCCTTTGCCGAAGCGCATACCGAGGGGTATCCGTATCCGCTGCAGACGGTGCGCCACGAAGTGTTCAGCCGTCGCGGCGGGGTCTGGTTCGGCACGCGGCACCTGCTCGGCTACCCGAGCGATTACGACGCCCTGCTGTACCGCTTCGCCGACTTCAACGCAGGCTGGTACGCCAGCCGCAACGCGGCATTCCAGGCCGCGCTGGCGAAGGCCAGCGGCACTACCCTGGCCCTGGACGGCGACCTGCTGATCCCCGGCGCCGGCATCGACCAGCCCGGCGCCACCGAGCGCGCCGCACGCAGCCTGGGCGCGCGCATAGCGCTGCGCGACGAGGCGATCCGCCGCGACCTGCAGCGCGGCAACGCCGCCGACTTCGGCGACACCGCGCTCTACCGCAAGGTCTTCGCGCTGGCCGAGCGCAGCGCCGGCAAGCCGCTGCCGCGCGCGGTCCTGCCCGGGATCACCCTGGAAAGCCCGAAGATCACCCGCACCCTCACCACCGCCTGGTTCGCGCAACGCGTCGCCGAACGCTGGCGCCGCTGCATGGGCAGGTGACGCCGGCGGGCCGGTGCGCTACTTCGGCTTGTCCAGCACCAGGAATACCCACGCGATGGCGACGGCCAGCAGCAGCAACAGGACGGTGAAGAAGCCGTCCCATGCCATCCAGAACCAGTAACGCCCGGGATCGGCGTCCAGCAGATACACCTGCGGCGAACCGAAGCGCGCGCCGCTCGTGTACACACCGCTCAGCAACGCCTTCACCCACACGTACAGCTTCAGCAGCGCGCTTGCCGCCATCGTGGCGACCACCAGCAGCGACACCGGCCAACGCAACCAAGCGGCCAGCCGGTGGCCCGCTCCGCGCGGAGGTTCGCGCTCATGCTGCGCTCGTCGGTGCTTGGCCATCGTCTCCATCGCCTGCGGTCGTCGCCGGCATTTTAAGGCCGCAGGGCATGCGAGCGCGGCAACTGCGTCGGCGCAGCGATGCCGCTATACTCGCCGCGCACCGGCCGGACCGCCGCCACTGCACCCGTCAAGGAAGATCGCGCCGGCCTCGCCCCGGCATGCCGCATGCGTCGATTCCCTTGTCCTTTCGCTACCGTGCCGGTCGCCGGCGGGTGGCTCGTTTCGTTACAAGGAAATCCTCTTGAAGAATCTCATCATCCTCGTCCTGCTGGCACTGTGCGCGACCGTGCTGTCCGCCTGCGATCCCACGACCGGCAACAAGTCCATGTCCCCGGACGACTACCTGACCCACAACGTCTCGGTCTGGAACGGCATCGGCACGGCGATCGCGCCGTGGATCGGCGGCGAGCGCGGCGAGCAGCTGCTGACCGATGCCAGCAACCTGAAGTCGATGCAGCCGCACCGCAACGCGCTGAACAATCCGCGCAAGCAGATCGCCGGGTACGGCAAGGGCTACGAAGGCTTCGGCATTCCCGAAGACGCGCAGGACGTGGACGCCAGGCTGAAGGCGTACCAGAAGAGCACCGACGCGATGCTGGCGACGATGCAGGAAATCACCGCACTGCCCGACGGCTACACCGAAGCGCAGGTGCAGCCGCTGCTGGAACGGCTGAACACCGAATCGGATGCCTACGACAAGGACGCCGCGGCGCTGGACGCCGCGCAGAACGCCTACGCCAAGAAACACCGCATCAAGCTGGTGAGCCACGGCTGAGCGGCAGCGGCCCTGCGTCAGAGAAGCGGCCTCCGGGCCGCTTTTTTTTGCCTTGCGCCGTGTAAGCAGCCGGTCAAAGAAGGATGAGCACCTGCCCCCGGCTTGCTGCGGCTAGCGCCCCGCCCGCTGCTGCGGCAAGCCGAGCAGGCCGATGCGGCGGAACCACATTTCCAGCGGCACCGTGACCAGCGGCGGCAGCGCCGCCAGCAGGCTCAACAGCCACGCCCACCACGGCCAGCGCAGGCGGACCGCGGCGATCACGCTGGCGACCAGATAGACCAGGAACGCCACCCCGTGCAGGCGGCCGAACAGCCACACGCCCAGCTCGGTGGTCTGGGTGCCGTACTTGAGCAGCATGCCCAGCAGCAGCCCGGCCCAGGTCAGGCCTTCGAAGAAGGCGGCGAAGGCGAACAGGCGGCCGGCAGGCGGGATCGGATGGGAAGGCACGCGCAACTCCAGTGGGAAGGAAGACGCCGCGACGCGATGGCGGCGGCGACGCCCGCTGGCGATGCCATTCTACAGAGTCGGTGCTGACGCCGGCACCGAGTGGCCGTGGCGCGCCGTCACGCCCTCATTCGTCGTCGAGCAACCTGTCCAGCATGCGCTGCGGTTGCTCCAGGAACGCGCGCGTCAGCCGGTAGTGCTCGGTGTCGCGATACTCCACGCGCTGCAAGCCGCCGTGCGCAAGGCGCCTATGCGTACGCTCGCGACGGCGAGCGACGCTGGATCGCCAGCGAAGCAGCGACCGCTCCGCTCAAGCGCGATCCCAGCCCGCCGCTGCGTCAAACCCTGTGTGTAGACGCGGGTACGCCGCGCACCGCAACCGCCCTTAGCGGCGGTCCTCCAGCACCGCCACCCCTTCGGGCGCAAGCTGCACCACGTCGCTGGCGGCGCCCGCGCCGAGCAGCGAACGCATCGGCGCCGGCAGCCGCACCTGCTGCGGATCGGCGCCATGGTTGATCAGCACCACGACGCGGCGGCGGCCATCGCCGCGCACGCCCACCTCCACCTCCGCGGGCACGTCCGCCAGCGGCGCGCGCACCTGCGCCTCGCGCAGCCAATCGCTGGTGAGGCGATCGAGCGTGGCATCGTCGAGCCAGGCGCCGACGTAGCTGATGCGGCCCTTGCCGACGCGCCGGGTCAGCAGCGCCGGCTCGCCGTCCAGCCAGCCGTTGGCCTGGCCATAGCGCAGCGGCACCTCGGTTTGCGGCGAGCGCGCCTGCAGTTGTTCGGCCCAGATCCTGGCGCTGCCGGTCCCGGTGGTTCCGGCGACCGGGATCGGCTTGTCCAGCGCATAGAACTGCTCCACGCGCCCGCCCAGCAGCTCGCCGAGCGGGCCGGGCTGGCGCTGCGGCTGCAGGCCGTTGTCGGCGTTCTTCATCGCGCTGCGCGGGCCGAGCACCAGGTGCCCGCCGCGTTCGACGTAGGCCTTCAGGCGCCGCGCCTGCGCGTCGCTGAGCACGTTGAGCGAAGGCGCGACCACCAGCTTGTAGCCGTCCAGCGGTGCCATCGCCGAAACCACGTCGACCACCTGCGCCTGCTGCCGCAGCGGCCGGTAGAACGACTTCATCTGCACCACCGCGTCGAAGTCGGCCGAGTGCTTCTGGAACCCGAGCGCCCAGCGGCTGTCGAAATCGTTGATCAGCGCGACGTCGGCATGCGGCGTGGTGCCGGCCAGCGCCGCGCCGGCCTTGGCGAACTCCGCGCCGACCTGCTGGATCTCCGCGTACACCGGCACCGGCTCGCCGTCGGCCCCGACCAGGGTGCCGTGGTATTCCTCCTGCCCGTTCGGCGCCGCGCGCCACTGCCAGTACGCCACCGCGTCGGCGCCATGCGCGACCGCCTGCCACGCCATCGCCCGCACCTGGCCCTTGCGCAGCGCCATGTTGGTCGCGCGCCAGTTGACGAAGCCCGGCTGGGTCTCCATCACCCAGTAGTTGCGCTGCTTGTAGCCGCGGGTGAGGTCGTGGCGCGCCGCGTTGTCCACCCAGTCGTAGCGCTCGCCGGCGACGTAGTCGTCCCACGCGGCGATGTCGAGCACCTCGTGCACCTTGTAGGCGTCGAAGCCGGCGAACCAGCCCATCGTGTTGGTGGTGATGAACTGGCGCGGATCGGCGTGCGGCCGGATCGCGGCGATCTGGTTGCGCGAGTAATCGGTCCAGGTGTCGCTGACGAAGCGCTTCCAGTCCAGCAGCAGGGCCGGATTCTGCCCGTCCTCGTGCACCGGGATCTGCGCGAAATCGTTGTAGGTCTGGCTCCAGTACGCGGTCGCCCAACGCTGGTTCAATTCCTCGATGCTGCCGTACTTGCGCTGCAGCCAGGCATGGAACTGCGCCTTGGCTTCCGGATCGAACGAGGCCTGCGCGTATTCGTTGTCCAACTGCCAGCCGACCACGTGCGGGTTGCGGCCGTAGCGCTGCGCCATCTGTTCGGCGATGGCGTGGGCGAAGCGGCGGTAGCGCGCGCTGGCGAAGGAGAACTGCTGGCGGTTGCCGTGCTCGTCGCGCATGCCCTCCTGGCTGATGCGCAGCGTGTCCGGATACGCCTGGGTCAGCCACGCCGGCGGCGCCGCGGTCGGCGTGCCGAGCACCACGACCATGCGGTGACGCGCGGCCGCGGCGATGGCGCGGTCCATCCAGCCGAAATCGTACTGGCCTTCGCGCGGCTCCATGCGGCTCCACGCGAACTCGCCGATCCGCACCACGCGCACGTGCGCCGCCTCCATCAACGCCAGGTCGCGTTCCCACTGCGCTTCCGGCCACTGCTCCGGATACCAGGCCACGCCCAGCAGCAACGGCGCGGCATCGGCGTAGCGCGTGGCCTGCGCACGGGCGTCGGGCAGCGCCGCCGCCAGTGCGAACAGCGTGCCGAACAACAGTGCCGCCGCGCGCTGCGGGAACCAGGAAGGTGATGGCATATGCGAACTCGTGCGAATGGGAGATGGCGGACAATCCAAGCAGTCGCCGCCCACCATTGTGCGCGTGCCGGGCGGTGCGAACTTGTGCAACTTGCCGAACTTGGATGCGCAACTGTGCACAAATCGAAGTCGCCCCCGCCCTTCCGCACGGCCACAGACTGCTGACCGCGGCGCCGCGCCTTGCATCGCGCGATGCGCCGGCATGCGCACAACACATGCGATGCCACGTCATGCATGGCGCATGCGCCAGCCGCCGCATTCCGGGCGGCACGCGCGTGTCCCGGGACAGCCCCGCGACTGTTCCACACGCCTGCGGCTCGCTTCGCGGATGCGCTCCATGCGCCGGCTGCGCGCTGCATCCCATTTGGCGCAGTTGGCGCATGCACCGATTGCCGATGTCATGCCCGGAGGCGTAGCGTCCCGCCCTGCCACGAATCCCGTTCCTTCCCCTGGAGACGACGCATGAGAACACCGCGGATGCTCGGCACCTTGCTGGCGATGGCCATCGCCGCCTTTTCCACTGCGCCTGCCTCGGCGCAGAACGTCACCGTCAATCCGAACGAAACGTACCAGACCATCCAGGGCTTCGGCGGCATGAGCGGCGCCGGCTGGATCGCCGATCTCACGCCGGCCCAGGTCGACCTGGCCTTCGGCAGCGGCGACGGCCAGATCGGGCTGTCGATCATGCGCATGCGCATCGACCCCGCCAGTTCCGGCTGGAGCCTGCAGGTTCCGGCCGCGCTGCGCGCACGTTCGCATGGCGCGCTGTTGCTGGCCTCGCCGTGGTCGCCGCCTGCGTACATGAAGTCGAACAACAACCTCAACAACGGCGGCAAGCTGCTGCCGCAGTATTACGGCGCCTACGCCAAGCACCTGCTGGACTTCTCCAGCTACATGTCCGGGCAGGGCGCGCCGCTGTACGCGATCTCCCTGCAGAACGAACCGGACTGGCATCCGGACTACGAATCGGCGGAATGGAGCGCCAGCGACTTCACCAGCTTCCTCAGCACCCAGGGCGCCGGCTTCGGCAACCTGAAAGTGCTCGCGGCCGAGTCGCTGAACTTCAATCCCACCCTCACCGACGCACTGCTCAACAGCAGCGCCAGCCAGCACGTGGACATCATCGGCGGGCATCTGTACGGGGTGCAGCCGAAGGACTATCCGCTGGCGCGCAGCAAGGGCAAGCCGCTGTGGATGACCGAGCACTACACCGACAACACCGACGGCAATGCCTGGCCGTCCGCGCTGGGCGTGGCCAGCGAGCTGCACAAGAGCATGGCCGCCAACTACAGCGCCTACATCTGGTGGTACATCCGGCGCAGCTACGGCCTGATCACCGAGGGCGGCGCGATCAGCAAGCGCGGCTACGCGATGGCGCAGTACGCGCGCTTCGTGCGCCCCGGCGCCAGGCGGATCGGCGCGACCGCCGCGCCGTACAGCGATGTCGCCGTCACCGCCTACAAGCGCGCCGACAACAAGCTCGTGCTTGTGGCGGTCAATACCGGCAACCAGTACCGCGAACTGAAGGTCGCCCTGCCCAGCGGCAGCGCCGCCAGCTTCACCAAGTACAGCACCTCGGCCAGCGTCAATGTCGGCTACGGCGGCACCTACCAGGTCAGCAACGGCCAGACCGCGTTCTACGTCGATCCGCAGAGCGTGGCGACGTTCGTCGGCAACTGACCAGCTGACGGGCGCATAGCGCATTCAAGAACGGATCCACGGCGCAGTGCGTCGCGGATCCTGCGCTTCGTGCGTTTGGCGTTCGGCCGCCACGTGCCGCAACATCGGCTCATCACTACGCTTTTTGTAGGAGCGGCTTCAGCCGCGACCGCACGCACACCGCGCGTTCTGCATTCATGCGGAGCGCGGTAGCGCTGCGAATAGCATGTCCGGACCACGACTACGCAAAACGCCACAATGGCACCGTCGCCATCGCACTGCTCTCATCCAATGCGTTGCGCAGCCCGGCTCAGTTGCCGCAGCGCGCTCGTGGCCAGGGCTCGAAAGCCTGCCGAAATGGCCGCGGCCTGCGCCACACGCCCCCAGAAATCCAGCGCCATCTTTGCCGCGGCACGCCACTCGTCGTGGTGTTCCGGCGTGGGCAGCGCGAGCGCATAGTCGCGCTCCACCACCTCGCCGCTCACCGCGGGACGAAACGCCATCGGCAGCATGTCGTACGCCGGAGCCAGCGCCAGCGGACGCGTCCCGGCAAGCAGCATGCCCGCATTGCCCAGGTGCATGTCGTTGTTGCCGATCAGCACGCCGAACCAGCCATACACACCGAGCCGCCGCGCGTCGTCGTGATCGAGCCAGCCGTCGCGCTGCAATTGCCTGGCGAACAACCACCAGTCGATGCGCCCATGCCCGTAGTAGGCCGCATCCAAGGCGGCCAGCGAGACGAAGCCGCGACGTCCCAGATCGGGCATGCGATCGAAGCGGGTGGATTGCAGGAACACGCGGCCGCCGGCTTCGACGATCTCACTCTCGGCGGCGGCCATGCCGTGCTCGCGCAGCACCTGCCCGGCCAGCTGTTCGCAACGCAGCAGATCCGCCCACCGCTGCGCCGCGGGCGTGCCGGCGCGCTCGCTGAACTTGACGATGACGGACTGGAAGCGGCCGTCGTGGTGCAGCGTCGCGACGAATTTGGGCTGCTCGCCGCCTGCCGATGACCCGACGTCTTCGCCGCGCAGCGCGGCTTCGGCACGTTGCGGATACGCCTGCAGGCGCTGCGCCTGCGCGATCGTCTCGGCGGGTTGCAGCAGGCCCTGCAGCGCGCGCTGCAGCGCGGATTCGCCCAGGACCAGGTCGCCGGGCTGGTCGTCGCCGTGCCGCAGCAATGCGAGCACGATGTCGTCGGGCTGCCAGCGCAGCAGGTCGGGCGAGGCGCCGATGTCCTCGGCCACGCGGCGCGCGAAGGCGCGCCCGAGGAAACCTTGCGGCCGCTGGTCGTCGAGGAACCAGGGCAGGCTCGGGAACACGCCGCTCGCGAATTCGCCATGCAGCAAGGCCGGACAGGCGGCCTGGGGCGCAAACAGGTAGCCGTCGCCATGCAGCGCGTGCAACTCGCCAAGCGTCTCGGCCCGGCCTTGCGCGGTGATGCGGAACAGCGGCCAGCGGTTGCCGGCGCGCCCGATCTGGCGGCTGAGCGCGTAGCGGGTGGC
The Xanthomonas sp. AM6 DNA segment above includes these coding regions:
- a CDS encoding SAM-dependent methyltransferase; the encoded protein is MNPYSGPLLTRPLAAALLAARDGGHATWTGSLDLQRSEGQALLAADGWQWRGQPYPYPPKLKDRTIYYWDGEDFAPVSRFGGALIKLVPTEWGAPTFEIDGIKMLPSAQLSPFEDARRKVALIEPRGKRVLDTCGGLGYFAACALEAGVAQLHSFEKNADVLWLRTLNPWSPDPAASDGRLQLAHADVAEAIAAIASDSMDALLHDPPRFGIAGELYSQVFYDQLARVLRRGGRLFHYTGSPNKLTSGRDVPREVAKRLEKAGFRAELALDGVLATRR
- a CDS encoding LysR family transcriptional regulator, translated to MLNFGRLDLNLLLTLDALLAEHNVTRAAERLHLSQPSVSVHLAKLREALDDPLLLPGPRGMRPTARADALRAPLRQALEALQRAVAPAAPFDPAQAGNRWRVAATDYGESTILLPALATLRSTAPGTRLAVLEMSPPQIARQAEQGEIDLALHTRAGAPPTLRQRTLFAERYVLAGRAGHPRLKRRPTLAQFCKLEHVIVSPDGGGFSGVTDEALGERGLQRRVVLSVPHFLFVIDVLLRTDLVAMLPSRLLRAHPGLQVCEPPLAVAGYEMAMLWHERVHRDPAHRWLREHIAASV
- a CDS encoding glycoside hydrolase family 30 beta sandwich domain-containing protein translates to MLGTLLAMAIAAFSTAPASAQNVTVNPNETYQTIQGFGGMSGAGWIADLTPAQVDLAFGSGDGQIGLSIMRMRIDPASSGWSLQVPAALRARSHGALLLASPWSPPAYMKSNNNLNNGGKLLPQYYGAYAKHLLDFSSYMSGQGAPLYAISLQNEPDWHPDYESAEWSASDFTSFLSTQGAGFGNLKVLAAESLNFNPTLTDALLNSSASQHVDIIGGHLYGVQPKDYPLARSKGKPLWMTEHYTDNTDGNAWPSALGVASELHKSMAANYSAYIWWYIRRSYGLITEGGAISKRGYAMAQYARFVRPGARRIGATAAPYSDVAVTAYKRADNKLVLVAVNTGNQYRELKVALPSGSAASFTKYSTSASVNVGYGGTYQVSNGQTAFYVDPQSVATFVGN
- the yjjJ gene encoding type II toxin-antitoxin system HipA family toxin YjjJ, which produces MGESRLRELTALLLRQGSCTAAQIGAALGISQPTVSRLLASAGDSVVRIGKARATRYALSRQIGRAGNRWPLFRITAQGRAETLGELHALHGDGYLFAPQAACPALLHGEFASGVFPSLPWFLDDQRPQGFLGRAFARRVAEDIGASPDLLRWQPDDIVLALLRHGDDQPGDLVLGESALQRALQGLLQPAETIAQAQRLQAYPQRAEAALRGEDVGSSAGGEQPKFVATLHHDGRFQSVIVKFSERAGTPAAQRWADLLRCEQLAGQVLREHGMAAAESEIVEAGGRVFLQSTRFDRMPDLGRRGFVSLAALDAAYYGHGRIDWWLFARQLQRDGWLDHDDARRLGVYGWFGVLIGNNDMHLGNAGMLLAGTRPLALAPAYDMLPMAFRPAVSGEVVERDYALALPTPEHHDEWRAAAKMALDFWGRVAQAAAISAGFRALATSALRQLSRAAQRIG
- a CDS encoding beta-galactosidase yields the protein MPSPSWFPQRAAALLFGTLFALAAALPDARAQATRYADAAPLLLGVAWYPEQWPEAQWERDLALMEAAHVRVVRIGEFAWSRMEPREGQYDFGWMDRAIAAAARHRMVVVLGTPTAAPPAWLTQAYPDTLRISQEGMRDEHGNRQQFSFASARYRRFAHAIAEQMAQRYGRNPHVVGWQLDNEYAQASFDPEAKAQFHAWLQRKYGSIEELNQRWATAYWSQTYNDFAQIPVHEDGQNPALLLDWKRFVSDTWTDYSRNQIAAIRPHADPRQFITTNTMGWFAGFDAYKVHEVLDIAAWDDYVAGERYDWVDNAARHDLTRGYKQRNYWVMETQPGFVNWRATNMALRKGQVRAMAWQAVAHGADAVAYWQWRAAPNGQEEYHGTLVGADGEPVPVYAEIQQVGAEFAKAGAALAGTTPHADVALINDFDSRWALGFQKHSADFDAVVQMKSFYRPLRQQAQVVDVVSAMAPLDGYKLVVAPSLNVLSDAQARRLKAYVERGGHLVLGPRSAMKNADNGLQPQRQPGPLGELLGGRVEQFYALDKPIPVAGTTGTGSARIWAEQLQARSPQTEVPLRYGQANGWLDGEPALLTRRVGKGRISYVGAWLDDATLDRLTSDWLREAQVRAPLADVPAEVEVGVRGDGRRRVVVLINHGADPQQVRLPAPMRSLLGAGAASDVVQLAPEGVAVLEDRR
- a CDS encoding NAD(P)H-dependent oxidoreductase, which codes for MNVLLVYAHPEPKSLNGALRDFAVQRLQAAGHHVQVSDLYAVQWKPTLDAHDSLDGAAGDRFEPSLDSRRAFASGRQREDIAAEQDKLRWADAVLLQFPLWWFSLPAILKGWVDRVYAYGFAYGVGEHSDARWGDRYGEGTLAGKRAMLIVTTGGWESHYAPRGINGPIDDVLFPIQHGILHYPGFDVLPPFVVYRTSRMDADRFAQTRDALGERLDALWNTAPIAFRKQNGGDYAIPALTLRPEVAPGLTGFAAHVRAPGEDATPQ
- a CDS encoding DUF3817 domain-containing protein, whose protein sequence is MRVPSHPIPPAGRLFAFAAFFEGLTWAGLLLGMLLKYGTQTTELGVWLFGRLHGVAFLVYLVASVIAAVRLRWPWWAWLLSLLAALPPLVTVPLEMWFRRIGLLGLPQQRAGR
- a CDS encoding DUF1615 domain-containing protein, yielding MQHVTLASLARLLVLCAAALLGACATQAPRAPERTPAEVKADIARRIPAAIPDRSGWANDVYVALSSQELATSADNICAVLAVIEQESTYQANPPVPGLGKLSRAELGRRAAALHVPAFMLDAALALRSPNGRSYGERIAAARTEQELSGIFEDVAGSVPLGQRLFGDLNPVRTGGPMQVSIAFAEAHTEGYPYPLQTVRHEVFSRRGGVWFGTRHLLGYPSDYDALLYRFADFNAGWYASRNAAFQAALAKASGTTLALDGDLLIPGAGIDQPGATERAARSLGARIALRDEAIRRDLQRGNAADFGDTALYRKVFALAERSAGKPLPRAVLPGITLESPKITRTLTTAWFAQRVAERWRRCMGR